In Pristis pectinata isolate sPriPec2 chromosome 11, sPriPec2.1.pri, whole genome shotgun sequence, the following proteins share a genomic window:
- the tsku gene encoding tsukushi, protein MARSAWLVLAVFLVSCNSGWMTCLPECHCEVESFGMFGSFSLTKVDCSDVGSHLTVVPIPLDTSYLDLSHNHLKDISPLMFTGPGYTTLVSLDLSYNDITGMSSGTFSKLRYLEALNLSHNSLEVLEEGIFSNLPLGEVDLSSNKLRNINLDAFTSKSQMKSLTVDLSNNLITTVIRSLDKAVPNIHSLDLSGNRLSTVPTRYLSNIPLRYLGLGRNVIPDIPENAFVGLQDLTRLSLQGLPELTELSPNSFRGLQNLQALDLSHSCSLKSLNVAVFNGLSSLQELDLEKSGVATLPGAILNYLPSIKTITIGDNLLRCRKTTTEGSFHRQFGFVKKEQSLHCFDASGSSDMQYILKLK, encoded by the coding sequence ATGGCTCGTTCCGCCTGGTTGGTTTTGGCTGTGTTTCTCGTATCCTGTAACAGTGGCTGGATGACTTGCTTACCAGAGTGTCACTGTGAAGTGGAAAGCTTCGGGATGTTTGGTAGTTTCAGTCTAACCAAAGTTGACTGCAGTGATGTTGGATCTCACCTCACTGTGGTCCCCATTCCATTGGATACTTCTTACCTGGACTTGTCACACAACCATTTGAAGGACATCTCTCCCTTGATGTTTACAGGACCTGGCTACACAACGTTGGTGAGCCTCGACCTTAGCTATAATGACATCACGGGCATGTCCTCTGGCACCTTCTCCAAACTGAGGTACCTCGAGGCCTTAAACCTGAGTCATAACTCCTTGGAAGTACTTGAAGAGGGAATCTTTTCAAACCTGCCCCTCGGAGAAGTTGACCTCAGCAGCAACAAACTCCGTAACATAAACCTAGATGCTTTCACGTCCAAGAGCCAAATGAAATCCCTGACTGTGGACCTTTCAAACAATCTGATAACCACAGTTATCCGAAGTTTGGATAAAGCTGTGCCCAATATTCATAGCTTGGATTTATCAGGAAATAGATTAAGTACAGTGCCAACTCGTTACCTTTCTAACATCCCATTGCGCTATCTCGGTCTGGGCCGGAATGTAATCCCCGACATTCCCGAGAATGCTTTCGTAGGGTTGCAGGACCTGACCCGCTTGTCCCTGCAGGGTCTTCCAGAACTAACTGAGTTGTCTCCCAACAGCTTTAGAGGGCTGCAGAACCTGCAAGCCTTGGACTTGTCACACAGTTGCAGCCTGAAATCCTTAAATGTGGCAGTGTTCAATGGCCTGAGCTCCCTGCAAGAACTCGACTTGGAAAAGTCTGGTGTTGCCACTCTGCCAGGTGCCATACTGAACTACCTGCCCTCCATTAAAACCATCACCATCGGAGACAACCTGCTGAGGTgcaggaaaacaacaacagaaggcTCTTTCCACAGGCAGTTTGGCTTTGTAAAGAAGGAACAGTCGCTTCACTGTTTTGACGCCAGTGGGTCTTCAGATATGCAgtacattttaaaactgaaatga